Proteins found in one Mytilus edulis chromosome 2, xbMytEdul2.2, whole genome shotgun sequence genomic segment:
- the LOC139513636 gene encoding uncharacterized protein — translation MGLNKVEISELSNEQLSQKLIECVRKKDAKNAAALIENGADSNYADEAGCTPLHYAALEGYVDLVVQMIQNGGNVRKVDMNGETAIHKAARKGHIEVIVAIVAHGGDINILNMHGQSGLELAVIRKDANAVRLFCKLGAEAALQDWVWTMGDTNMLGKKDKWVLDLLVLQSSRYPGYKYGAISFKVLKVQPGIDDIKIGTLGISIQPHGILNSFYLYCCKMHPEYSNARDRLQQQESLFSDVVELIVWGKTPNSLKLQITVPGIPSCSERLSLFSIDGSVNGTIDGFDKIETDDPDVSNYTNVTLTITFGNKDTVMFAIITTEVPETFTVTEDAVCIQPVMEPDAKIDIPQGTFEGLGHLQVNVSETKDLIMDEKDIDEPLLITNVLDLTMSDGKQPKKTVKMQMPVHTQTDTDVIILGCQKEYPEEDDDWEIIETDNQKKFVTFDVKHFSFYVAGSRTYSEKAVKLATQAIKKEKQIELFAMVKFETDRVFTLIIECILKKSGKKRRKQWKEKGFETQSVEYFDCIVQVYQQFKITFSGDLPIQEGTEGDQIIIFNPNKKKNHRTFNLIDHYKLPTGEVTFDSHKLPSGEVRIDKIIEVDTKSNKKVDSNKVPEVTPKTGICSCCPWSKTTAIKNEYVEEKQKPQTEYLTTLPIAVKITEVEIPDELLRETKLDPNDPECPIRCTVLRYASLKKLGDNLTEQECFRLGVNLNMSVDILNGLMKEDNFKENMFQKWRPKRPYESLVESLKKALERIDRQDIGCMVQEAFDNEAEFKFKSV, via the exons ATGGGACTGAACAAGGTAGAAATATCTGAACTTTCGAATGAGCAA ttatcACAAAAATTGATTGAATGTGTCAGAAAGAAGGATGCAAAAAATGCAGCAGCCTTGATAGAAAATGGCGCTGACTCCAATTATGCTGATGAG GCTGGTTGTACCCCTTTACATTATGCTGCACTTGAAGGTTATGTTGACCTTGTAGTCCAAATGATTCAAAATGGTGGAAACGTTAGAAAAGTAGATATG AATGGCGAAACTGCAATTCATAAAGCGGCACGGAAAGGACACATTGAAGTGATAGTGGCGATAGTAGCACACGGAGGAGatataaacatattaaatatG CATGGTCAGAGTGGCCTTGAGCTTGCCGTAATCAGAAAGGATGCAAATGCAGTTCGACTGTTTTGTAAACTAGGGGCAGAAGCTGCTCTTCAGGATTGGGTTTGGACAATGGGTGATACTAACATGCTCGGTAAAAAAGACAAATGGGTTTTAGATCTACTTGTTTTACAGAGCAGTAGATACCCAGGATATAAGTATGG TGCAATAtcttttaaagtattaaaagttCAACCAGGAATAGACGATATCAAAATAGGAACTCTTGGAATTTCGATACAACCACACGGTATATTGAACAGTTTCTACTTATATTGTTGTAAAATGCACCCGGAATACTCAAACGCACGTGATCGTTTGCAACAGCAAGAAAGCTTATTTAGTGATGTTGTGGAACTGATTGTCTGGGGTAAAACGCCTAATTCTCTAAAGTTACAGATCACAGTACCTGGTATACCTAGTTGCAGCGAGCGACTGTCGTTGTTTTCTATTGACGGTTCAGTAAATGGAACAATTGATGGATTCGACAAAATCGAAACTGATGACCCAGACGTCTCAAAT TACACAAATGTAACTCTAACAATTACCTTTGGAAATAAAGACACAGTAATGTTTGCCATAATTACAACAGAAGTTCCCGAAACATTCACAGTAACAGAAGATGCTGTGTGTATACAACCTGTAATGGAACCAGATGCCAAGATAGATATACCTCAAGGGACATTTGAAGGTCTTGGTCATTTACAAGTTAAT GTTTCAGAAACCAAAGATTTAATAATGGATGAAAAAGATATAGACGAACCACTACTGATCACCAATGTATTGGATTTAACAATGTCAGATGGTAAACAGCCCAAGAAAACAGTTAAAATGCAAATGCCAGTGCACACTCAGACCGATACAGATGTTATCATCCTTGGCTGTCAAAAGGAATACCCAGAAGAGGATGATGACTGGGAAATCATAGAAACAGATAACCAAAAGAAATTTGTGACATTCGACGTCAAACATTTTTCGTT CTATGTTGCCGGCTCGAGAACATATTCGGAGAAGGCTGTCAAATTAGCCACTCAAGCAATTAAGAAGGAGAAACAGATTGAATTGTTTGCAATGGTAAAGTTTGAAACAGACCGAGTGTTCACCTTAATTATTGAATGCATTCTGAAGAAATCGGGCAAGAAACGACGTAAACAATGGAAAGAAAAAGGATTTGAAACTCAGTCTGTGGAATACTTTGACTGTATTGTACAGGTGTACCAACAGTTTAAG ATAACGTTCTCAGGAGATCTGCCTATTCAAGAAGGAACAGAAGGTGaccaaattattatatttaatccaaacaaaaagaaaaaccacagGACTTTCAACTTAATTGATCATTACAAACTGCCTACCGGTGAGGTAACATTTGATTCACACAAACTGCCTAGCGGTGAAGTCAGAATTGACAAAATTATCGAAGTGGACACAAAGTCAAACAAGAAAGTAGATTCGAATAAAGTGCCTGAAGTAACACCAAAAACTGGTATTTGTAGTTGTTGTCCATGGTCAAAGACCACTGCAATTAAAAATGAATACGTAGAGGAGAAACAAAAGCCTCAGACTGAATATCTAACAACGTTACCAATTGCTGTCAAAATAACTGAAGTAGAAA TTCCAGATGAACTGTTAAGAGAAACCAAACTTGATCCAAATGATCCTGAAT GTCCGATTAGATGTACAGTCCTTCGATATGCGTCACTCAAAAAGCTTGGTGACAATTTAACTGAGCAAGAGTGTTTCAGATTAGGTGTTAACTTAAACATGTCAGTGGACATACTGAACGGTTTAATGAAGGAAGACAActttaaagaaaatatgtttcAAAAGTGGCGACCAAAACGACCTTACGAAAGCCTGGTAGAAAGCTTAAAGAAAGCTCTGGAAAGAATCGACAGACAAGACATTGGATGTATGGTACAAGAGGCATTTGATAACGAAGCAGAGTTCAAATTCAAAAGTGTTTGA
- the LOC139513638 gene encoding uncharacterized protein, with protein sequence MLIRNGLIIRPQHRPSSYCGHNYETDRMRTLLIVAFLAFVSSTRGESQGVYITDTWNGGFHGHFTLSPSQAVDGWTAHLKFSGAVDKLETWTANLVSSSSDHTEFVLTNKDYDKHIDAGGELKIDFNGRAPGTSAPTATVTIEGVDAGTGTGTGTGTGTGTGTGTGTGTGTGTGTGTGTGNPITPAPAKGVAGSKMKYDYGKAMSLSIKFYDAQRSGRLPGNNPIPWRSDSAVNDNGDGHDLSGGWYDAGDHVKFNLPMAWSSHVLTWGLEKFKDAYEGAGQLDMMYDMVKWPLEYFMKCWEPSKQQYWVQVGDGHADHSFWGRPEDMHMNRPAFKITAGAPGSDVAGTTVAALASGYIVFKDKDATFAGKCLENAKSLYTFAKAHPGIYSNSVPQAKDFYGSTSWKDNMCEAAVELYKATQDAKYLSDAKGWFNSGTAWGYSWDDQNVGCQLLLWEATQEAQYKTSVEAFVKSYMPGGSVPYTPCGLAWRDQWGANRYAANAAFVAVTAAADGIGGDSYKKFAMSQMNYILGDNNKHMSYEIGFGNNFPKKPHHRGASCTQSGCVSDGQDSPHQLDGAMVGGPGRNDDYQDNRQDYVKNEVACDYNAGFHSANAGLYHFAVNNQLPPSPSAKC encoded by the exons ATGCTGATAAGAAATGGTTTAATAATAAGACCTCAACATCGTCCCAGTAGCTATTGTGGACATAACTACGAGACCGACAG GATGAGGACTTTGTTAATTGTAGCTTTCCTGGCGTTTGTATCATCAACAAGGGGTGAAAGTCAAGGTGTATATATCACCGATACATGGAATGGAGGCTTCCATGGACATTTTACTCTTAGTCCAAGTCAAGCAGTAGATGGCTGGACAGCACATTTGAAATTCAGTGGTGCTGTAGACAAGTTAGAG accTGGACAGCAAATTTGGTTTCCAGTAGCAGTGATCATACAGAGTTTGTTCTTACGAACAAAGATTATGATAAACACATTGATGCAGGAGGTGAATTAAAGATTGATTTTAATGGACGTGCTCCTGGAACTTCCGCCCCAACCGCCACTGTAACGATAGAGGGCGTAGATGCGGGTACAGGAACAGGGACAGGTACAGGTACAGGAACCGGAACCGGGACCGGGACCGGCACAGGAACTGGAACCGGAACTGGAACTGGAACTGGAACAGGAAATCCCATAACACCAGCACCAGCTAAAGGTGTCG ctgGCTCAAAAATGAAATACGATTACGGAAAGGCAATGTCACTTTCCATAAAGTTTTATGATGCTCAGAGATCTGGCAGATTACCTGGCAACAACCCTATCCCATGGCGTAGTGATTCCGCAGTGAATGATAATGGCGACGGTCACGATCTCTCTGGTGGATGGTATGACG ctGGAGATCATGTTAAATTTAACCTCCCTATGGCATGGTCGTCTCATGTGCTTACTTGGGGATTAGAGAAATTCAAAGACGCTTATGAAGGTGCAGGTCAACTAGATATGATGTATGATATGGTAAAGTGGCCATTGGAATATTTTATGAAATGTTGGGAACCAAGTAAACAGCAGTACTGGGTACAG GTAGGCGATGGACATGCAGACCACAGTTTCTGGGGAAGACCTGAAGACATGCATATGAACAGACCTGCTTTCAAAATAACAGCAGGAGCCCCAGGAAGTGACGTTGCTGGAACAACAGTTGCTGCGTTGGCATCCGGATATATTGTTTTCAAAGACAAGG atgcTACATTCGCTGGCAAATGTTTGGAAAATGCCAAATCTTTGTATACATTTGCTAAGGCCCATCCTGGTATCTATTCCAACAGCGTTCCACAAGCAAAAGATTTCTATGG ATCAACCAGTTGGAAAGATAATATGTGTGAAGCCGCTGTAGAACTGTACAAGGCTACTCAAGATGCCAAATATCTAAGCGATGCTAAAGGTTGGTTCAATAGTGGAACTGCATGGGGATATTCCTGGGACGACCAGAATGTAGGCTGTCAG CTTTTATTATGGGAGGCCACACAAGAAGCTCAATATAAGACATCAGTTGAGGCCTTTGTAAAATCATATATGCCGGGTGGATCTGTACCATACACACCATGTGGTCTGGCCTGGAGAGATCAATGGGGAGCTAACAGATATGCTG ccaatgCTGCTTTTGTTGCTGTCACAGCGGCTGCTGATGGTATTGGTGGTGATTCTTATAAAAAATTTGCCATGTCACAGATGAATTATATTCTTGGTGATAACAACAAACACATGAGCTACGAGATAGGATTCGGTAACAATTTCCCAAAGAAACCTCATCACAGAGGAGC atcTTGTACTCAGAGTGGGTGTGTAAGTGACGGTCAGGATAGTCCCCATCAACTTGATGGTGCAATGGTTGGTGGTCCAGGACGTAATGACGATTACCAAGACAATAGACAAGATTACGTCAAGAATGAAGTAGCCTGTGATTATAATGCAGGATTCCATTCAGCTAATGCAG GTCTTTACCACTTCGCTGTGAATAACCAATTGCCACCATCTCCTTCagcaaaatgttaa
- the LOC139511113 gene encoding uncharacterized protein, with the protein MFVTCDLHQRQLNNMFVTCDLHQRQLNNRFVTCDLQQRQLNNMFVTCDLHQRQLNNRFVTCDLHQRQLNNMFVTCDLHQRQLNNRFVTCDLHQRQQNNRFVTWDGHIKTVNNRFVTCDLHQRQLNNRFVTCDLHQRQLNNRFVTCDLHQRQLNNMFVTCDLHQRQLNNRFVTCDLHQRQLNNMFVTCDLHQRQQKNRFVTCDLHQRQLNNRFVACDLHQRQQKNRFVTCDLHQRQLNNRFVTCDLHQRQLNNRFVTCDLHQRQQKNRFVTCDLHQRQLNNRFVTCDLHQRQQKNRFVTCDLHQRQLNNRFVTCDLHQRQLTTGL; encoded by the coding sequence ATGTTTGTGACTTGTGATCTACACCAAAGACAGCTGAATAACATGTTTGTGACTTGTGATCTACACCAAAGACAGCTGAATAACAGGTTTGTGACTTGTGATCTACAACAAAGACAGCTGAATAACATGTTTGTGACTTGTGATCTACACCAAAGACAGCTGAATAACAGGTTTGTGACTTGTGATCTACACCAAAGACAGCTGAATAACATGTTTGTGACTTGTGATCTACACCAAAGACAGCTGAATAACAGGTTTGTGACTTGTGATCTACACCAAAGACAGCAGAATAACAGGTTTGTGACTTGGGATGGACACATAAAGACAGTTAACAACAGGTTTGTGACTTGTGATCTACACCAAAGACAGCTGAATAACAGGTTTGTGACTTGTGATCTACACCAAAGACAGTTGAATAACAGGTTTGTGACTTGTGATCTACACCAAAGACAGCTGAATAACATGTTTGTGACTTGTGATCTACACCAAAGACAGTTGAATAACAGGTTTGTGACTTGTGATCTACACCAAAGACAGCTGAATAACATGTTTGTGACTTGTGATCTACACCAAAGACAGCAGAAAAACAGGTTTGTGACTTGTGATCTTCACCAAAGACAGCTGAATAACAGGTTTGTGGCTTGTGATCTACACCAAAGACAGCAGAAAAACAGGTTTGTGACTTGTGATCTTCACCAAAGACAGCTGAATAACAGGTTTGTGACTTGTGATCTACACCAAAGACAGCTGAATAACAGGTTTGTGACTTGTGATCTTCACCAGAGACAGCAGAAAAACAGGTTTGTGACTTGTGATCTACACCAAAGACAGCTTAATAACAGGTTTGTGACTTGTGATCTTCACCAAAGACAGCAGAAAAACAGGTTTGTGACTTGTGATCTACACCAAAGACAGCTGAATAACAGGTTTGTGACTTGTGATCTACACCAAAGACAGTTAACAACAGGTTTGTGA